The stretch of DNA agggaagcagctcataatagattattccttgacaatcccaccaaacacacagcagaaccttcccggccgttaatgagggtttggccaccatctgagccgcttcagcgggcttcgaccacgaccgtttgcgcttcacgttgtcgtaagtgacccacttttcatcgccagtcaccatccgcttcagaaacgggtcgattttgttgcgattcagcagcgattcacatgcgtcgatacggtcaaagatgttttttgcgtcaacgtgtgtggcacccatacatcgagcttctttgtgaatccaagcttctaaatggttaataacggtttgatgacttatccccagctcttgaccgatgctacggctgctactatgccggtctttctcggctaattcagcgattttgtcgcaattttcgacgacaggccttccggagcgtggcgtggaaatggaaactgtatcgggtccataaactgcacaaattttattggcagcttgagatgcatttttgcctttgtcatagtagtactgtaaaatatgtcggattttctttttattttgctccatatttgcgacactataactcacgaacgacttaaccaaacaaaacactgtcaaggactatattatagcgcgcaaaaaaacctttccaacaagctatagtatgactcgatacaatgaatacaactagaattatttttatttttttttgttttttcatatgaATCAGAAGTCatgtataaaattaaaaaaaaaaacagtacttTTTAAACCAGAATTGTTATGAGTTTTTACGAAACTAcgattttttgtatgttaagaATCATTTTTagctacaaattatgaattctgacgTGATTTAAAACAAGAAAGCTCTTTAACAATCTTCTTCTAAtgcattctcgagatatttaaaaaaatatatctcatTTATTGTCTTATTTATAGTACATgagctcttttaatatgtttgtcgagTTATcacgtcatgttcatgaaattttatgaatttgtttataattttcaacaatgcACAGCGCCCCGAGCGGCCTCACGGCATTCTTATGttctaaaatacaaaaaacacaACTTCTTGGTTTTCAGGAGACACCACCGTTCTCCTGCGTGGCTCACGATCGACtcccttttctttattttacttCTCTTCACGATAACATTAATGTCTTAATATCTACCGACAAACTCTAGGTAGAGTTTTCCTATTCTGCTACCTCCGTtctattcatttatttactgCTGCCTATCGTATTCATGGAATTTTCCATCTGTATGGAAAATTCCGGCATTCTTATGTTGCTCATTCTTATTGTAGAATCCTTTATTGGATTCTCATATTGTCTGGTTAGAAAAATGTCTGATGAGATGAGAATTAATTTAAAGGGGCGCTGCAACAACTTTTGCAAATTCtgcattatggtaaaaatatatgtcacgaagttacgttgaaaaaaatattttgttaaaaccaacatgtcttcaaatgtttttcaacataactcggtaacatatatttttaccacaaTGATATATTTAgagaagttgttgaaaattataagcatattcagaaaatttcataatatataatttaaaaaaaaaattaaattgaaaaatacaagaattaagaaatgtttttccaaatatctcgagaatggctgcatttagaaggagattgataaaaagctttttttttattttaaatcacatcaggattcataatttgtagctAACAATTATTGTTGACATACAAAagtcgaagtttcgaaaattaataaaaattcgatgttgcaCAAAGTTCGTCGaaaatagtttcaccatcttgtacccaagtttttattttttctacatgacttctattttatatgaaaaaaatttaaagaaaatatatattttagatattgcaaataaaaaataaaaataaaaaaagtactaattttttctcattgtatattttttcacgtggacatcaatactctataactctttctaagacactatttcggtaggactcatagtttttgagattatcaaagatttctattactaaaatcgatacgcccttttcaaaagttacactcaAAACAATTTGGGAATTtggggaaaactcatatttcctccaacccaaacggaatacaaactttcattcgaatcaaaaatactcatgttttgtcattagtcgatttcgtttggaattGCTCATAGGACAAAGAGTATGTTACAGCGATCAATTCCTTTTTCAGGTGTTGGAATCGGTGCCTACGAATTTTAGGATATGTTCTAGAAATGATGAGCCTTTATTGCTCCACCAATTATTTGTATAAAACGAAACGATAATTCGGTGTGATGCgtgttagggtgggtttagactagtgatatattcatatgaagaaatatgatgagatttatagaaatcgcatcaaccgtttacactagcgtgaacttctataatgaatatattcatatcttcggtgaatttattcacctgtagtagaactgcatccaactttagcgatttctcaccagtgagaaattcacaagcgtttacatatgctgaatttattcaagttatatatacctcgaataagtgtatcatatttattctcacccgtttacacctatttcacgtgaataaatccatctatagctatagatctccctaatgtaaacccgccattaggtTTAATTCGATACTGAATTTAACGCTAGCCAACAAATGCAACATCTATCTTCTAAGTAAAGAGAGCAAGTGAAGAAAAATGATGCGATAGCTTTTCTTGGATTCAATATTCTAATTTTCAGCAATGAGCAGCTAGAATGCAAATATTGGTTTACTGAATATGCTAATGCCTAATGGttatctgaatattttttcttttatacttTCGAGAATGTTCGAATTTATGTTCACTACTTTACCACTTCCAGTTCTCAATATTCCTCTGTTTGGTCTTCTTTGCGGAAATCGGAATCGGCGTTGCCGGGTACTACAAGCACGAGGAGCTCAGTGGAATCCTCGAGAAGGGCTTCAACGAGACCATGGATAACTTCTCGAACAGCATTCCAGCGCAGGAAGCCTGGAATCTGGTCCAATCGGAGATGACCTGCTGCGGCGTTAACGGTCCGGAGGATTGGGAGCCGATTTTCAAGAACGATACCGTACCGAGATCCTGTTGCCATGAACTACCCGATGGGGTCACCAAATGCACCCGCAAGTACGCGGACCAGGAAGGGTGCTTCCCGAAACTATCGTCTTATCTTGGCTCCAAATCGCTCATCCTGGCCGGCATTGGAATCGGATTGGCCATTGTACAGGTGGGATAATTACCTAGCTAATATGGTGATGGAAAAGAATGTAGCGTTGTTTATTTTCAGCTCGTTGCCGTTCTTTTGGCCTGTTGCTTGTACGGATCCTTCCGACGACAGTACGAAACCGTCTAAATCAAACAATGATTTAGGAGGTGGGATGAAAATGGCATTACATAATCAAAATCGCTTCGGATACATAAGAGCAGGaccacaaaaacaaaatcaatttcaacATCGACTAACCACCATACGAAAAGCCTCCGTCTGATAATATAAAACATTTCACATTGGCGCCCAAATTAACTAGGGGAAGCAGATCATCAAATCGTCTTTATCGGATTGTGTCGGAGAAAGCTGTGGCCGCCGGTTCAAAATTCCAAGTAAACCACCCCAAATCCCACCGCCCTAAGAGAGAAGAACATTCCATcttgtgtttttgtttgtcaAAATGTTAGATGTAAGCCGAATGATATGCCCTCTGGGCATACAATGCCCGGAGGAGGCTATCAGAGACCAAAAGATCATTTAATTTGTTTCACCATATTGTGAAATAATGTTATGAGAGGACAGAACAGAACGTGAGCACCTTTGTCAGCATAGTTGTGcaaatcaaacacaaacactcacacacacacaataaTATTTGTAGTTTGTAGGTAAAATATGCGAAATCAAAAAGAAAACTTGTCAAAACCCTGTTAcgtaaaaatgaaagaaaaactaattttggaaACAAAATGAATATAAGAAAAATGTCGTGTATAAACATGAACAAGCGTATTTCGTTTTGGAAAGCATAAAGGTAGAGAGCATTAGATTTTACGAATCGCTCAATTTGCTCAATATAGACAGGCTTTTTAGATTTGTGGCATCATGTTATCTCACCCCCTTAGGTTGATGTTTTGGAGAGTATGTAACGAATGAATCTCACCCCCGCAATGTCACCGTGTGCTTTCATTTTGGTAAAATGCCTCATTTCCGCGGTGATGTTCTCGTATATAGTAACGAACTGATACCATCATCATATTTGTAGAGTTAGTTCTGAGCTCttattataaaattcaaaaaacaaatgaagTTCAACGAACGGCAAAGAAcaataatattcgaaaaagtgagaacaaaaataaactGACTTACACTACAATTTCAATTTCTCATTCAGCCCTCAAGCGCAAAAAAAAGTCTATCGAATCGTTGTCGTTTAAAGTGATAATACGAAATCATCAATGTAATCCCAACTAGCTTAGGAAGCCAAATCACTCTCTCCACTGAATCGTTGTGAACAAACTTTGACGAAACGCACTAGCGGAAGCACCAGaacgagtgaaaaaaaaaaatcaacagttGTGTCAAATATTAAGGAACCACCTCACagtactaaaaaaaacaaaccgcagcaaaataagaaacaaaaaaaaacattcaccaatGAAAATTCAGAACAAATCGAAATGGTACGAGAAAAAAACCATGGATTGGTAGAAAGCGCAACGATTGAAAGGAGTATTGATATTTTTATAAGTGTATTTTATCGTTTAAGCCTGAAATATAGAATCACTTAAATCTTTTTGAATTCGTGTTCCTGTGTGAAAATTCCTTGAAGGTCTGTATTGAAATGGGAAGCTAGGATACCCACACGCAGATAGGTGCAAATAGGTTAATTCGGATGATTTTGAAAagtttttgggtgatttttaaattttgtcgacgtaggattacgtctttcgggaacatattgcggTACAAATTGGATATCGAAAATCGTggaaattatccaatttcaaacgcttattgctcagtcatttcatgatggattgatgaaatttttgcgtcaatcgattccggcactccataacaatttttttatattgaagaaaataatatatgtcatgaaactaaccttCGAACAATTgagaaatctcaacccctatcttaacggaaatatCGCCTTCTGTCGAAGTTGACGACACATTCGACGAATCCCTAACAGATACATCAAAGCCAAGCCACCtggggggaatcggcattgcaaatacataaaagtagggggagcttttgctcccaccgaaatgtgttctctaacagagacatcaaaaccaagctgcctgggggaaatcggcattgcaaatacatgaaagtagggggagcttttgttcctaccgaaatgtgttccctaactgagacatcaaaaccaagctgcttgtGGGAAATAGGCATTACAAaatcatgaaagtagggggagctcttgctcccaccgaaatgtgttctctaacagagacatctaaaccaagctgcctgggggaaatcggcattgcaaatacatgaacgcgtagggggagcttttgttccctaacagaagcattgaaaccaaatcattattaaagagtttagcaatgtaattcttcaaacatatccaaaatcaacagatagcctaacggaatcctacgacaactctgcggtcgtgtctcggacacaaccctcctgcgtttttttttatttttgcaacTTTATGATTAAATGACAAGTCGGAATTGAGACACATGGATGTCAAtgtcaaaataacaaaattcagAATGGCCGAGCTAAGGTAATCATATCGACCCTATTGGCAAGCACTGTATTCAGTGAATTGGCAAGCAATTCAATaacatttatttcttttttacaaaattaatgACTAAAATTATAGTCTATAATATAGCTATCAGCAAAAACTATTATAACTTTTAGCATTTGAAGTGAAATAATGAATTTACGGATTTACATCGAATCATTAATAAATCATTGTTGAAACGAAGACGCCTATTTTTACAAATGAAACTTAGgagataaatttaaaatatattttttgatcgTGCATTTAAAGTCTGAAAACCCCTTATTTTATTcccctgtttttgtttttgttattctCTATTCAGTTGATAAAACGGCGTTGACATAAGATGTACAGTGAATTAAAATTTCAATCGCGATTATTCCCgcgtgaatttgaaaaaaaacgcgAAAATTGATCAAATTTACTGCGAAAAACGTTATTAAAATTGTCTTGTCCTGCAATATCTGACGAACAACTGAATAGGTGAGAATATTTCCCGTTATTTGATGTATTgaggaaaaagagaaaatacTATGTTACTATTTATCTCAGTCAAAGAGTTGTGTTGTGTTTATGATTGTTTTGTAATTCTCCTTGTCCATCCGAAAGTCACTTTAGGTTGTGGGCGACGCGCGCTTAGGAAGCGCGGGGACCAATTAAAGTGTTACGATGATGGAGGAAGTGCTTGAAGAACAAAATTTGCTCAGCTGCATCGAACGGGAGCTGGATATTTGGGATATTGCAGAAATTAAAGAGGAAACCAATGATAACACTGCTGTGAAGCAACAGAAAGAAGCAGCTGGTGAAAGACGGATCATGCAAgagtagggataccatctgtcctgatttagcaagacatgtcctgattttgagatgctgttggggcgtcctgatttatttttcatattcttgCATTTGTCCTGTATTTTAtaaggaattcaattttgttgacaaatcaaaTATCGCCTTTCAATTTGCTGCAAACTCATGTAGTCTGCTCTCTTTTCACGCTCAATAAAACGAATATCACTTCACCTCTGAACAGTTTTGTTTCGTTTCacgttcatttgtttcattcttCACACTGAAGCGAAGTTATGAAATCGTCAAAATAATGATATATCAATATCATCCATAATATTGTTACAATAAATCTGTGTGGGCCCATTaaacgcatgtttttttttttttcttttgttttctaTCGAGTTCCCATAGATTCGATGTAAATTTTAGTAATACTTATTTAAGTGCTGATTTGAGACCATTTCTTAGTGCTTACTGATTACCTGGGTAGTGCGTTAGATTCGAATTAAACTCCGTACATTCCGAAGGAACTGCGAATCAAATTGGATTCGTGACAAGGCGTATTTGTTGGCTACTCTCCGAAAGGCTACAGAATATGGGATCCGAAAAAAGGAGAGATCGTCGTTGTTCGTGATGTGGTGTTTGTGGAAACACCATTGAATACTGTTGATAATACTTCCTAACTATGAGGAAATACTGATGGATCGGATGATCGGTATGCTGAAACAGATGAGGATAATTCTGATGAAGAATACGGAAGCTTTTTGGAAGATTCGGCTGTGGAAAGTTCGAATGTGGAAGCAGATCTAATTTAGGATGCAGGAGCGGAACCTTTAGTCGGTAATGCAGGTCGAATAGCTCGTAACCGGGAACCTCGTTGGTTGTTTGATGTACAGTTCAAGTCCTGTCCGAACGAGATTCATTGTGTGCATCCCAACGAATGCTTCGTTACGTCAAGGAGACCCTGGATGTTGGATTGATTTTTCGGGTTGACGAGCGGTCGTCAATTTTGGGAGCATACTCGGATACTGATTGGGCGAACGATTTGATTGATCGTCGTTCCGTAACTGGTTTCGTATTTAAGTTATACGGTAGCACTGTTAGTTGGATAACACGAAAGCAAAAGACCGTTTCATTATCGTGTACGGAACTGAGTTGCCAGTTTCGTGTACAGCAGCTTGTCACACGATTGCTTCGGGATCTTGGCTTGAGGATCGAGAATTCTATAACGGAAAATAAAGACAACCAGTCTGCTATTCGAATTGCAGAAGATTATCATGGCCACGGCAGACTGAAGCATGTCGCTACGAAGTACCACTTTCTGAAGGAATTGATACAGCAGGGTGTGCTTAACATCAAATTTGTCGGAACATCGGAGCAACAGGCTGATATAATGACAAAGGGACTACCGTCGTCCCCCTTCAAGCATTTACGTTCGTTGTTGGGACTTGGTCGACGCTGTGATTGAGCAGGGGTGTTGAGATGACAACCACTGCATCTTTGTTTGTCCCACCTTTATTATATGCACATGGTGTCTTTGGCTGATCTCTATTTTCTTGACACTTCAAAAACCAACACGTGAGAATAAAGACACACTTTTTATCACTTGTAGTAAATCGCGTTTATAATCGTTTTGTATGTCTACTGGTCCATCCGaaacactttatttttattcatcactCGTATTACATTTCAAAAGCATTCAATGAGATGATCGCCGAGAAAATCCTTTAATATTTCTCTAATAGATGATCCTTTAATAtttctctaatatttttcaacctgaGAAGGTTATACACTATTCCCACTTTCTATAAACGCACTTCCGATTTTCAAAGATCTCAAGGACCAGGAAAAAATTGACCAGTttcatgtttttatttcaaaagagATGTATTTAAAAACTTAAATCCATAACAAAAACGGTTACAATGTGTTAGCAAGAATTCATGATTTGtgcttatttcataaaaaccggTTCCCACTTTCTATAAACGCACCGGCTGTTTTAAGGTGTTACTCAATGGGTTGacaaagtggaggcgatctggcgtagtggtaacatccatgcctctcacgctaaaggtcacgagttcaattctcactcccgacattcttccaaaaaatggaagtaaaagtgacgaaccaaccaaatgagttgaaaatcagtaTAAtacagacataaaaaaaaaaatgggttgacaaatttttgcattttagtAGTCAGTTAGTCTTCCGCCACGCTCGATCGCCTGGAAAATCCGATTGGGCATGCTTTTGACCAAGTTCTTTATAGTTTCCATCTCAAATTTTtcccaggccgctgaaattgccAGTTTTAGTTCAGCTATGCTGTTATACTGCTTTCCGTTGGCGTAGATTCATCGCACGATTATTCCCCAGATGTTTTCTACAGGATTAAGATCCGGGCTGCGGGCTGGCCACCACATCAGTTCAATTTTTCGGGACTCAAACCAGGATTTTGTCACTGAACTCGTGTGAATACTAGCGTTATCTTGCTGAAACTATGTAGTCTGGTGAACTCATTTTGCAAGATATGAATGCTAGGTTGAACTTTCCTTTGGCGCAAAATCCGATCCAGACCATCAAAGATCCTCCACCAAAGTTCCGCGTTGAGAAGTACATTTGTTCCTTCCGTGAATCTCTCCAATATCCCGTAAATCCATCGGGGCCATccagattgattttttttttctaatcagaaaaaataacctgaagatgaataaataaaaatcacaaGTTCTAATAGCTTGTAATCGCATTGTAACATTTATCTGAGAAAAATACAGGCAATAACGAAGACTTTACCGTGTCCCACTGACGTGCCATGTTCACTTTTGCGAAATCCAAACGTTTTTGCTTGTGATCTGGTGTTAGATTCGGAACCTTGTGCATTTTAGATCGAATTATGTTGGGACTGGAGTGCAAAACCTTACGAATAGTCTCATCCGCAACAGGTAGATCCAGCTCAGATTTGATCTTGGACACCAATGTTGGTGAATTCGACGCCAAATTCACAATTCTTCGTTCATCCCGCACGGACAGCTTTGATTGTTTAGCCTTTCGTTTGGATGTTGCATACTTTCTCGGATTCTTCAAGAAGTTTCTTATCACCGAATCTGATCTACTGAGCCTACGGGCTACCTTTTCTCGTCGGTAGGCTTCGACCATTCCCCTTTCTCTTTCACTCAGAACACTTCCTTTTGGCATTTTCAAGCAATGCGATcgagaaaatttattcaaattcaaaagtttGCCTGCATTTGCTCACTGCGTTTATAAATAATTTCGAAAACAGATATATCGTGTTTCTGACAGATGCAACGAACACACTATCACTATTCAATGTGGAATATATATGATTCACTAATACTTACACGGTGACATGGTACACATGCTGATTAAAGCGTAATCATTCTTATTTGCGTAAAGTGGGGGTACGTTTATAGAATGTGGAAATAGTGTAGGGTGAAGTCCTGACTTAGGAGTTTGCCCATTTGAATTGGTCCAAATCCCCTGAGGAGGATGATAGTAATAGCTGTCATCCATAGTTATTATGCACAGAAAGATATggataattttgacgtaggactacgtctttcttttctataccggggtgtaaaatcaaagtttggaaaattaaagcgttacgccggagaccgagattttgagcgttaatagcttctaaacaactgaacgaaatggtatgataaacacttcattcgaaagataaaatgtctacgcgttatatacttgttactttttcatccaaaaacttgtttcaaaagccttaaaattgctttcaaaacaggctattgaaatcaccaatcggtatataagcgagcgccgctcggaataCACTCAGTTATAAATAAACTTGGTTACTGAAtgatgtcaccaagagcctgtttgtgcaccttaggccagaagggaatccatcaggaggagtgatgccacaaacgattcagcttgagacatcggagcagccgccacacaaacaaacacatacacgcgcagaactcttttcgtttggtttcCATTCAGCAGCGAGAAGATTTCGGAAAGAtttcatcgttgctgaaaaataatctgccagttcctcttggaattgagaaaaacattcaagcgaaagagtttattttaatgttttctatccatataacacggcgaccaaatacatttggtttagtgtgttttcaatcaagtgccatCAACgaaagaccacgtctttcggcaatttactagaggtgcaatgaatctgaAGAAGGAAtccccgctctacgcgcactggacGTGATAAAGGacgagcgaacgcaaaaattatgtagaccgatttgatgcaacagatattttgtctattggaaatggaatacaaatcacatcaaaatacaagcaatgtattatgtattatacaacttttgtgtgattgcttcttttgctgaatattgtgcctccaacgtaacgttctcgttttcgaagtctcccaaataatcatttattcattcattcagaattcatctaaaaaaaaggtcccatataaaaaaagtcattaattcttagtttaccaagaatacagagacaaagaatattagaaatatgcaaactttatattccagaacctttatcatctggtgattatctagaaggCCGTTAtaaattcttctcttcgataaaagacccgaaaaacacgcaacaactgcatggaatgtaaaaaatatgtttgtttcgagcatacagttatgctatgttctgattcttactccaatgaaaccacaatcgattgatacgtttttgtattattttatagctctttatacttccatgaattatattcagttgcttacttttgattaataacagagaaaaaaaccaatttcgttatttgtgttgaagtAACAAAAactactctgttttgaggaggctgaattagatgattaGAGATGTTTTAATACATAACATAGACgaggaaaacatattttttggagttttttcattaaataatacCCTCTTCTAACCctaagggcgattacacattatccggtttccgcCGGACCGGTTAGAatcccaaatggcaaatttcgaccgtaccaacctcttcacggcgccgtgatgcagccgtccactgcgactgcaatgtccggtgaccggacaagcattatacgcgatgacagtagtattgtgtcgacgtctggtacaGACACCGGTTTGGGAAAGTAAATCATTCTCTATGAGAATATCAGACCTTAAGACAGTTTAATTGTTCAaactttaaatgaaaatttttactttataTTATGTGATCACTTAAAACTCGTAATACTGattcttacttaaccatttttgtataattttcttgatattgtcactaaaactcatcattgtaatatgaAATTACTTGCAAAAGAACGTGTAACTCTATTGCATTAAGAACatattttataagaaaatgttaattttcattcataatttttatttttaaatatgtgttaactgcacccgaaaatcaattatcaCTATCAATTCCCAAAAGCGGAGCACGAACCTCCAcgcgaattgacagttgttttcatgtctgttagtattagtacaattcaggcaatttttcgcCCCATATATTAGTATGTGTGTGccatttgacgtttgtttgttgattttgaaatcaaa from Toxorhynchites rutilus septentrionalis strain SRP chromosome 3, ASM2978413v1, whole genome shotgun sequence encodes:
- the LOC129774716 gene encoding CD63 antigen-like, whose product is MPSLGVACVRYLMFFFNFLFAITALVVIVTGVVIQSSYHHYSNFLGESFWTAPIVLIVIGSIIFVVACFGCCGAALESPCMIITFSIFLCLVFFAEIGIGVAGYYKHEELSGILEKGFNETMDNFSNSIPAQEAWNLVQSEMTCCGVNGPEDWEPIFKNDTVPRSCCHELPDGVTKCTRKYADQEGCFPKLSSYLGSKSLILAGIGIGLAIVQLVAVLLACCLYGSFRRQYETV